The proteins below are encoded in one region of Acanthochromis polyacanthus isolate Apoly-LR-REF ecotype Palm Island chromosome 4, KAUST_Apoly_ChrSc, whole genome shotgun sequence:
- the atg4c gene encoding cysteine protease ATG4C gives MLCGNGFPPSLVQMENKGSDEVEKLKTKFLSVWHNVKYSWALKPKTSFSRNSPVLLLGKCYHFKAEDDDSVPEACYEASDEDFAMGNVEAFRKDFASRLWLTYREEFPPLPGSILTSDCGWGCMLRAGQMMLAQALTLHFLGRDWTWSEALTLQPLDTETWTSTAAKRLVASLEASLQGSPRPPDHGSPPPPQTQAAPGSAEEAGAHLKETYHRTLVSWFGDSPSAQLGLHRLVRLGLMMGKQAGDWYGPAVVAHILKKAVEEAMDPGLAGITAYVSQDCTVYSADVVDCHRAARAGQTSDETSDAPPPPQNDQPASASPLPDDRAVIILVPVRLGGEKTNPEYFDFAKGILSLEYCIGIIGGKPKQACYFVGFQDDSLIYMDPHYCQSFVDVSTSDFPLQSYHCPSPKKMPFSKMDPSCTIGFYSRSVQDYERIRQELSKVLQPSAKEKYPAFTFVQGHGRDYDLSAGLTPEKKEWPFICDPRRTVTTAGDFVLL, from the exons ATGCTGTGTGGGAATGGGTTCCCTCCCTCGCTGGTCCAAATGGAGAATAAAGGGAGCGACGAGGTGGAAAAATTGAAGACAAAGTTCTTGTCAGTGTGGCACAATGTGAAGTACA GCTGGGCTCTCAAACCAAAGACCTCATTCAGTAGAAATTCTCCAGTGCTGCTTCTGGGAAAGTGTTACCATTTCAAGGCTGAAg ATGATGACAGTGTTCCTGAAGCCTGCTATGAAGCCTCTGATGAGGACTTTGCTATGGGGAACGTGGAAGCTTTCCGGAAGGATTTTGCATCCCGTTTGTGGCTGACCTACAGGGAGGAGTTCCCTCCTCTGCCGGGAAGCATCCTGACCTCCGACTGCGGCTGGGGCTGTATGCTGAGGGCCGGACAGATGATGCTGGCTCAGGCACTCACACTGCACTTCCTGGGCAGAG ACTGGACCTGGTCGGAAGCACTGACTCTCCAGCCTTTAGACACAGAGACGTGGACCAGCACCGCAGCCAAGCGTCTGGTGGCCTCTCTCGAAGCTTCTCTGCAAGGTTCCCCCAGACCCCCCGATCATGGTTCACCACCACCGCCCCAAACCCAGGCTGCTCCTGGATCTGCAGAGGAGGCAGGTGCACATTTGAAGGAAACGTACCACCGCACTCTCGTGTCTTGGTTTGGGGACAGTCCCTCGGCTCAGCTGGGTCTCCACAGGCTTGTCCGCTTGGGCCTGATGATGGGAAAACAGGCTGGGGACTGGTACGGACCAGCCGTGGTAGCACACATTCTCAA GAAAGCTGTCGAGGAGGCGATGGACCCTGGCTTGGCGGGTATAACTGCCTATGTCTCCCAGGACTGCACAG TGTACAGTGCTGATGTCGTCGATTGCCACAGGGCAGCGAGAGCAGGGCAGACCTCTGATGAGACATCGGATGCCCCTCCTCCACCACAGAACGACCAACCAGCATCTGCTTCCCCCCTGCCAGACGACCGAGCCGTCATCATCCTCGTCCCTGTGAGGCTGGGAGGGGAGAAGACCAATCCTGAGTACTTTGACTTTGCAAAG GGAATACTGAGTCTGGAGTACTGCATAGGCATCATCGGAGGGAAGCCCAAACAGGCCTGCTACTTTGTGGGATTTCAAG ATGACAGCTTGATTTACATGGACCCTCATTACTGTCAGTCTTTTGTGGATGTCAGCACCAGCGATTTCCCTCTCCAG TCATATCATTGCCCCTCACCGAAGAAGATGcctttcagcaagatggacccAAGCTGCACCATTGGTTTCTACTCCAGAAGTGTTCAGGACTATGAGAGGATCCGGCAGGAGCTGTCTAAG GTGCTGCAGCCATCAGCGAAGGAGAAATACCCCGCGTTCACTTTCGTACAAGGTCATGGCAGAGATTACGACCTGTCGGCAGGCCTGACCCCGGAGAAGAAAGAATGGCCCTTCATCTGTGACCCGCGAAGAACGGTCACCACTGCCGGAGACTTTGTGCTACTTTGA